AGGGCGCGCAATACCAAGCATTCCTGCTCCGTAGTATCCTTCTACGGCGGTACTACAGGCAGATAAGATAACCAGTCTTGGGCGCTTGAGATTCAAGTTGTAGATTTCACCGCAAGTCAATTCGCTGGTTGCGTCCTCTGATAGAGGGGAAGAAGATGATGGACTTGTCAGTAATAGCTTAGATAATAGCGGGGACTTTTCATGGATAATGGAATGCAGGGCTAAATGAATGATGTCAACTCTCGCCATCTCACGTTCAATCGGTTTTTTTATCGCCCGTTTGCCAACCAAACAGGACGAATCGGGAGCGTAGAAACGTTTTATGTTTTCTGCTTCTGTACCGGCTGATGGTAAATCCTCCAGGTCAGGAAAACGCTGGTGATCAAAAGCCGGGTTGCCAACGCTCAGTAAGCGTTCGTTTTTGACCCCTTGCTTTTCCAGTGCCGCTATCGAACTGAGAATGAAAAGCGTCGAGCTTGGCGCTACACAGAGTTTGAATTCTTCGAGTAAATATTTTTGTGATGGTTCAGAGAAGAGAGCGGCAAAAGGAATACGATTAAGAATTTTATCGGGGACAATACACAACTGCTTGTTTTTATCCAACCACCCCTCAATGGGTTCGATGAGAATTTTATAGAGTTCCTCAGAGCTTTGTTTGAGTTCAAGGCGATTTCCTTGAGGCGATTTTTTTATTAAATCAAGATAACCGGCGATGTCGTGGTTTAAAGCGTTAATATCGATTGGCGATTTTTGGCTTGAAAAATTATCTCTGGAGAGAACCCAAACAATCAAACCGCTGTCCATGACCTGGTACTGAACGATTTGTGCTTCTTGAGGCAATTGCGCCTGGATTTCTCCCAACCCCATCGGTTGCACAGGAAAATCCATCTCTGACTCGGAACTGGTTAAGGGAGCGGTTTTGAGAGAACTGGTACTGGCTAAATCCAGTAACGACCTTGCCCGGCATTTTTCTGAATATTCAAAGGCTCTTTGAGGATTCCCCTTTATTGAAAATTCATGATCGATGGCGGCATCAAATACTGCCTGCTCGCTCTCGAAAAAAGAATCGCGATTATTCTGCTCCCGGATGGTTGAACGGTGGCGATCAAAAATGTTTAGTGTGGTTTCTAAAGTTTTATCAAAAGATGAACATTCCCCTTGCGCGATGCACGATAACAGTTTCCCGGAGAAAGCGGAGTAATCAAAAGCTTTGAAACCCAGTGACTCATAAAGCTCAATGGCTTGATCATAATCCTGGATAGCCGCGTTGTACTCTTTTTTTAGTTTATATAAGTTAGCGCGTTGTAGAAATGATTGGGCAAGAGCGTTTTGGGAAGCTCGTTCATCAGGAAGCGATTTGCCCAGTTCAATGGCTTTCTCCACATTATTCAGGGCTTCCTGGAAATCACCTTGATCAGCATAAGTCGCCCCCAGCAGGGCATAGGAACGCCAGATGAATAACGGCGCGTTCAAGTCCCGGGCAATCTGTAGCGCCTGTTTCTGATATTCGATAGCCGAGGTGTGTAATCCCAGTTTACCAAGCGGTTGCGCAATGGAAATATAAGCTCGCCATTTTTGTCTGGGTGCGGCTGGAAAGGCATTCAGCAGTTGAAGGTTACGAAGATAAAAATTTAATGACCTGGAATAATCTTTCAGGTAAAAAAATTCAGACCCTAATTGGTGTAAAGCTTTTGCCTGAGCATCGGGATTTTCTAACTCTTCTGCCAGGGTTAAAGCCGCATTACTTTTGTAAATGGCTTTAGAGTAATCCCAAAAGGACATATGGGCAATGGCGATGCCCTGAAGAATTTGCGAGGTGAACCACTTGTACTTTTTTGCCACGCAGGTTTTTAATGCCTGTTCAAATGTGGAAAACGCCCAAGCCGGATCAGACTTTAATAAATAAGCATGCCCTAACAGATAATCAACCAAAACTTCGTCGGGGCGGTCTCCGCCATTTTGCATGATTGCTCTACCGCTTCGGTAATCTTCTATGGCTTCTTCTATTCTCTCGTTCAGGATATGCTGTTGCCCGCGCTTTAAAATCTCATAGGCTTGGGCGATTTCCCTTTTTTTTATATGGCTAGAAGATTGATAGAAATTTGCTAAGTCATAGATGAAACAATCCCCGGTTTTTTGTTTGAGCAATTGACCGAGGTATGACAACGCTTCAAGTCGTTCCTCAGCCCGGTCTTCCTGATTTTCCAGGCAAAGGTTGAAGTATCCGGTAATTAACTGATGCTCAATCTTGCCGCCGGTAACCTCATAATTTTGACGAATCAAATCCCAAATGGCGGGGTTATCTTGAATTTGGTAAGCGATGAGAAAATTTTGAAATAATTCTTCCTCGCTCCTGGAATTTTGTTTACGTTTATTTTGGATTTCTTCAATTCTCTCTTGCGCTTCGCTTGCCCATTTCGATGCCCGGTCTTTTTCGAGATACTTTTGCCAAGCCTCTTCTTGAGAGGCTTCAGACATATCCATCTCTTGCCTGAGAATCGCCAGGTTGAAAAGGGCAGTCAGCAGAGAGCCATCCAGTTCGAGAGCTTTTTGAAGATGCTCGAAACTTTTTCCAAATGCCAGACCGCTTTGCGCCGTTTCAATCTTTTTCTCGCGTTCTTGCCTTTTGCTCAGTTTACCCGTTTCCAAATATGCCGCGCCGAGATCGCTGTGGATTTTGGCGTCGTTGGGGCTTTTCGTTAAGGCTTTCTCGAAATTCTCAATCGCTTTCTCGAAATCTCCGGTCGCTAAGTAATACTCGCCGAGCGCGTGATAGGCGGGGGCGCTCTGCTCGTTGATTGCCGCTTGCCGCAAGGTGATCTCTGCCGCTTCGAGTTTCTGTTTGTCGGTGACGGCGTCTTGCGCGCCTCGGGTGGTGATTTTCGGAGCGTATTCATCCAATGCCGAAATGCGCGCTTCGAGCGGTCGCTGTCCGCGATATGCCTCTTTTAATGC
This genomic window from Acidobacteriota bacterium contains:
- a CDS encoding CHAT domain-containing protein, which encodes MRQAAINEQSAPAYHALGEYYLATGDFEKAIENFEKALTKSPNDAKIHSDLGAAYLETGKLSKRQEREKKIETAQSGLAFGKSFEHLQKALELDGSLLTALFNLAILRQEMDMSEASQEEAWQKYLEKDRASKWASEAQERIEEIQNKRKQNSRSEEELFQNFLIAYQIQDNPAIWDLIRQNYEVTGGKIEHQLITGYFNLCLENQEDRAEERLEALSYLGQLLKQKTGDCFIYDLANFYQSSSHIKKREIAQAYEILKRGQQHILNERIEEAIEDYRSGRAIMQNGGDRPDEVLVDYLLGHAYLLKSDPAWAFSTFEQALKTCVAKKYKWFTSQILQGIAIAHMSFWDYSKAIYKSNAALTLAEELENPDAQAKALHQLGSEFFYLKDYSRSLNFYLRNLQLLNAFPAAPRQKWRAYISIAQPLGKLGLHTSAIEYQKQALQIARDLNAPLFIWRSYALLGATYADQGDFQEALNNVEKAIELGKSLPDERASQNALAQSFLQRANLYKLKKEYNAAIQDYDQAIELYESLGFKAFDYSAFSGKLLSCIAQGECSSFDKTLETTLNIFDRHRSTIREQNNRDSFFESEQAVFDAAIDHEFSIKGNPQRAFEYSEKCRARSLLDLASTSSLKTAPLTSSESEMDFPVQPMGLGEIQAQLPQEAQIVQYQVMDSGLIVWVLSRDNFSSQKSPIDINALNHDIAGYLDLIKKSPQGNRLELKQSSEELYKILIEPIEGWLDKNKQLCIVPDKILNRIPFAALFSEPSQKYLLEEFKLCVAPSSTLFILSSIAALEKQGVKNERLLSVGNPAFDHQRFPDLEDLPSAGTEAENIKRFYAPDSSCLVGKRAIKKPIEREMARVDIIHLALHSIIHEKSPLLSKLLLTSPSSSSPLSEDATSELTCGEIYNLNLKRPRLVILSACSTAVEGYYGAGMLGIARPFIAKSIPLVVASLWAVDSPTTKDLMIAFHQYRKKNGMSTVAALRQAQLDILQAPDERIHSPYYWAAFVTIGGCAGF